From the Malus domestica chromosome 17, GDT2T_hap1 genome, one window contains:
- the LOC139193486 gene encoding uncharacterized protein, which yields MVQPASVEQYTPVAQPAPVEQPHLASQPALVEQPTLMTQPAPDEQPTPMAQPAPVEQPTLMAQPAPAEQPTLMTQPVPDEQPTPVAQPAPVEQPTLTAQPAPAEQPTLVTQHAPDEQPTPVAHHVPVEQPTLTAQPTPAEQPTFVT from the coding sequence atggtccagcctgcttccgtcgagcagtatactcccgtggcccagcctgctcccgtcgagCAACCTCATCTCGCGTCCCAGCCTGCTCTTGTCGAGCAGCCTACTCTCAtgacccaacctgctcccgacgagcagcccactcccatggcccagcctgctcctgtcgagcagcccactctcatggcccaacctgctcctgccgagcagcctaCTCTTATGACCCAGCCTgttcccgacgagcagcctactcctgtggcccaacctgctcctgtcgagcagcccactctcacggcccaacctgctcctgccgagcagcctaCTCTCGTGACCCAACATGCTcctgacgagcagcccactcccgtggcccatcATGTTcctgtcgagcagcccactctcacggcccaacctactcctgccgagcagcccactttcGTGAcctag
- the LOC139193487 gene encoding uncharacterized protein → MILYRNNDDLMCKIFATTLQDEVQNWFYTMPPQSIRNFYELSLVFTKEYSSYRSIKKKSDHLFDVKKNPKESLRYNVRRFKAEKARIVGCNDSIARAAFQKGLPVDHPLFRKLIMKEDLTLADYFALAEKHALWDEAHQCTFKDLKKYPTSPP, encoded by the coding sequence atgatcctttatcgaaacaacgatgatctcatgtgcaagatatttgcCACTACTCTACAAGACGAGGTGCAAAATTGGTTCTACACcatgccgccacaatccatccggaatttctacgaactttctttggttttcaccaaagaatattcatcctatcgctcaatcaaaaagaagtctgaccatttgttcgatgtcaagaaaaacccaaaggagtcacttCGCTACAATGTGAGgagattcaaagcagagaaggcaaggatagtcggatgcaacgactcaatagctagagcagccttccaaaaaggccTTCCAgtagaccacccgctattcagaaaattgatcatgaaagaagatctaactctggcagactattttgctttggcagagaagcatgcactctgGGATGAGGCTcaccaatgcacattcaaggacttgaagaagtacccgacatcacctccctag
- the LOC114822502 gene encoding protein FAR1-RELATED SEQUENCE 5-like has product MSFAQKVKADMADSSGIAPRESVEFMSRQVGGRQNLGFIYDDYKNYLHSKRTREMKLGDIGGVLEYLQKMQLNDPNFFYAIQVDEDDLITNIFWADSRMMVDYDYFGDVVCFDTTYRKNKEGRPFAMFVSVNNHKQTVVFGAALLYAEITATFSRLFDTFVKAMSGKKPKTILTDQDAAMAKALFEKWPQTCHRLCIWHIYQNAAKQLKSVFENFNDFAKEFSSCIYDYEDEDDLLYAWNNMLQKYNLTDNDWLNRLFAIKEKWALVYGRQTFCVDITTTQRSESMNSAIKKYVNYKYDLLRFVKHFERLVDDRRYQELRAEFKASQSSPTLSFPVEILKHAAGIYTPAMLKWFQNELCKAHDCVLIFNGEIGSVRKYEIIPHRKNWHHTVTFDSTNNIVSCSCKKYDFAGILCAHALKVLSTRNITSIPTQYVLERWTKNIKSSSARVTINISSKDDPKANIVRRYKELCRLHIQLATRAAESPEAYEIAISRLNKTLGEVDACLKEKETQQPTQVNASELSETICIDDNVIQVRGIKTKEKVAGNSKRPRNALEKATKKKKPRNKELKYSTVDSVAGSIQTTLPHTPILQSVGQPNLMPGHMHFGEPFDFSQVTLL; this is encoded by the exons ATGTCTTTTGCACAAAAAGTTAAAGCTGATATGGCTGATAGTTCAGGAATTGCTCCAAGAGAAAGTGTTGAATTTATGAGTAGACAAGTTGGTGGTCGTCAAAATCTTGGATTCATTTATGATGACTATAAGAATTATTTGCATTCCAAGCGAACAAGAGAGATGAAGTTAGGTGATATAGGCGGAGTGTTGGAATATTTACAAAAAATGCAGTTGAATGACCCTAATTTCTTTTATGCTATACAAGTGGATGAAGATGATTTGATTACTAATATCTTCTGGGCTGATTCAAGGATGATGGTGGATTATGATTATTTTGGTGATGTTGTATGTTTTGATACCacatatagaaaaaataaagaaggaaGACCTTTTGCGATGTTTGTTAGTGTCAACAATCATAAACAAACTGTTGTATTTGGTGCTGCATTATTGTATGCGGAGATCACTGCAACATTTAGTCGGTTATTTGACACTTTTGTCAAGGCTATGTctggaaaaaaaccaaaaactattCTAACTGATCAAGATGCAGCAATGGCCAAAGCATTGTTTGAGAAGTGGCCACAAACATGTCATCGTTTATGCATCTGGCACATATACCAAAATGCAGCCAAGCAACTTAAAAGTGTCTTTGagaattttaatgattttgcCAAGGAgtttagtagttgcatatacgACTATGAGGATGAAGATGATTTGCTATATGCTTGGAATAACATGCTGCAGAAATATAATCTTACAGACAATGATTGGTTGAATCGATTGTTTGCCATAAAAGAGAAATGGGCATTAGTTTATGGGCGGCAAACTTTTTGTGTTGATATTACTACTACTCAGCGCAGTGAAAGTATGAACAGTGCTATCAAGAAGTATGTCAACTACAAATATGATTTGCTACGATTTGTTAAACATTTTGAAAGGTTGGTTGACGATCGTCGGTATCAAGAGTTGAGAGCTGAATTTAAAGCAAGTCAAAGTTCCCCTACATTGTCATTTCCAGTAGAAATATTAAAGCATGCAGCAGGTATTTATACACCAGCAATGCTTAAATGGTTTCAAAACGAGTTATGCAAAGCTCATGATTGTGTCTTGATCTTCAATGGTGAGATTGGAAGcgttagaaaatatgaaatcatCCCTCATAGGAAGAATTGGCACCATACAGTCACATTTGACTCGACAAACAATATTGTTTCATGTAGTTGTAAGAAGTATGATTTTGCAGGAATCTTGTGTGCACATGCTCTAAAGGTTCTTTCAACAAGAAATATTACAAGCATTCCAACTCAGTACGTCTTGGAGAGATGGACAAAAAATATCAAGTCTAGCAGTGCAAGAGTTACTATCAACATCTCAAGTAAAGATGACCCAAAGGCCAACATTGTAAGGCGTTATAAAGAGCTATGTCGATTGCATATTCAATTAGCAACACGAGCAGCAGAGTCACCGGAAGCATATGAAATTGCTATATCAAGACTGAACAAGACGTTGGGAGAGGTTGATGCATGTTTGAAGGAGAAAGAAACTCAACAACCAACTCAAGTGAATGCATCTGAGCTCAGTGAGACTATATGCATTGATGATAATGTCATTCAAGTTAGAGGAATCAAAACTAAGGAAAAAGTTGCTGGAAATTCTAAGAGGCCAAGAAATGCTCTAGAAAAGgccaccaaaaagaaaaagcctCGAAATAAGGAACTAAAATATTCAACGGTGGACTCCGTTGCCGGTTCTATACAAACAACTCTACCTCATACTCCTATATTGCAGTCG GTTGGTCAACCCAATCTAATGCCTGGACATATGCATTTTGGAgagccatttgatttttcacAG GTAACTCTTTTGTAA
- the LOC103405840 gene encoding probable methyltransferase At1g29790 yields the protein MASDSPLKSKPPYSSNILFLFLLLSTNLITLFLSSSFSFCALKPSTTTTAAATADPATPTTGSNLPYASTEDTSNLPAEFLAFASGQLLPFGYNANFDSNTIYPPVGQACTLFPDLLRRFMSYKVNGSCPDDEFLAQRLLLKGCEPLPRRRCRPASNPNYVEPYPLPKSYWSTPSDNSVVWTAYKCKNYDCLINRKKNHKGFDDCIDCFDLQGNEKNRWAKGKGGGLDFGVDEVLGFKKPRTIRIGLDIGGGVATFAVRMKERNITILTTSMNLNGPFNSFIASRGVVPLYLSISQRLPFFDNTLDIVHSMHVLSNWIPTTLLHFAMFDIYRVLRPGGLFWLDHFFCVGEQLEEVYGPLIESIGYKKLKWVVGKKLDRGPERREMYLSALLEKPLKNSW from the coding sequence ATGGCCTCGGATTCCCCACTTAAATCCAAGCCTCCATACTCCTCAAATATCTtgttccttttccttctcctttcAACAAATCTCATCACCTTGTTCCTCTCCTCATCATTTTCGTTTTGCGCCCTCAAACCTTCTACAACAACCACCGCAGCAGCCACCGCGGATCCCGCCACTCCAACGACCGGCTCCAACCTCCCTTATGCCTCTACGGAAGACACATCTAACCTTCCAGCTGAATTTCTTGCCTTTGCGTCCGGACAACTCCTCCCATTTGGATACAATGCAAACTTTGACTCCAACACCATATATCCTCCAGTTGGACAAGCATGCACACTCTTCCCTGATCTCCTCCGCCGCTTCATGTCCTACAAGGTAAATGGATCGTGCCCGGATGACGAGTTTTTAGCCCAAAGGCTCCTCCTCAAGGGCTGCGAACCCTTACCACGCCGACGCTGCCGCCCTGCCTCAAACCCTAACTACGTGGAACCCTACCCTCTTCCCAAAAGCTACTGGTCCACACCGTCCGACAACTCAGTCGTATGGACAGCCTACAAATGCAAAAACTACGACTGCCTCATCAACCGAAAGAAAAACCACAAGGGCTTCGACGACTGTATAGACTGCTTTGACCTTCAAGGAAATGAGAAGAATCGGTGGGCAAAAGGCAAAGGAGGAGGGCTTGATTTCGGCGTGGATGAGGTCTTGGGGTTCAAGAAACCCCGAACGATACGAATAGGGCTTGACATCGGCGGTGGAGTGGCTACATTCGCTGTGAGAATGAAGGAGAGGAACATAACAATTTTGACAACTTCAATGAACTTGAATGGTCCTTTTAACAGCTTCATTGCTTCAAGAGGGGTCGTGCCTTTGTACCTAAGCATTTCGCAGAGGCTGCCGTTTTTCGATAATACGCTCGACATTGTGCATTCGATGCACGTCTTGAGTAACTGGATTCCGACGACGTTGCTTCATTTCGCTATGTTTGATATCTACAGGGTGCTTAGGCCTGGCGGGTTGTTTTGGCTTGACCATTTTTTCTGCGTAGGTGAGCAGTTGGAGGAGGTCTATGGACCTCTCATTGAGAGCATTGGGTACAAGAAGTTGAAGTGGGTTGTTGGGAAGAAGCTTGATCGTGGACCGGAGCGTAGGGAGATGTACCTCTCGGCGTTGCTGGAGAAGCCATTGAAGAACTCTTGGTGA
- the LOC139193488 gene encoding protein RGF1 INDUCIBLE TRANSCRIPTION FACTOR 1-like, whose translation MSSSYSRLRPEALPQKKRHLQGNYQLNGSRDEVVEVASDLRNESLTREKNLSKKEVMNGNQKPEWLDSFIKIIFFDACPDHPVDKNEKNRYLNERNRYCVDCNTAACQYCIDSGDHRHHRTLQIYHYIYQGAVPLDTMKKHMDCSQIQPYRSNKKLVLPQTPLPRSGSKNDSANDEGCCEICKRTLREPDRHRYCCISCKESL comes from the exons ATGAGTTCATCTTACTCTAGGCTAAGACCTGAGGCACTTCCTCAAAAGAAAAGACATCTTCAG GGGAATTATCAACTTAATGGAAGCAGGGATGAAGTAGTTGAAGTTGCAAGCGACTTGAGGAATGAAAGCTTGACGAGGGAAAAAAATTTAAGCAAAAAGGAAGTTATGAATGGAAATCAAAAGCCCGAGTGGCTCGAttcatttataaaaataatcttTTTCGATGCCTGTCCAGATCATCCTGTAGACAAGAATGAAAAGAACAGATACTTGAATGAAAGGAACAGATACTGTGTTGATTGTAACACAGCAGCCTGCCAGTACTGCATTGATTCTGGTGATCATCGACATCACCGAACATTGCAAATTTACCACTATATCTATCAGGGTGCTGTCCCACTTGATACCATGAAAAAGCATATGGATTGTTCCCAAATTCAG CCATATAGATCCAACAAGAAATTGGTTCTACCTCAGACTCCACTTCCCCGCTCTGGATCAAAAAATGACTCTGCCAATGATGAAGGGTGCTGTGAGATTTGTAAAAGAACATTACGTGAACCAGATCGTCATCGCTATTGCTGTATTTCTTGCAAGGAAAGTCTCTGA